The following coding sequences lie in one Flavobacteriales bacterium genomic window:
- a CDS encoding biotin carboxylase, whose product ARTDDSLYEGADMGILIMRGRLMTDDYQLTERAEKWTKAIRGKYVTQLIKDNRDIPQHSGMLAK is encoded by the coding sequence GCAAGGACCGATGATTCTTTATACGAAGGTGCCGATATGGGCATTTTAATTATGAGGGGCCGATTAATGACCGATGATTATCAACTTACTGAGCGAGCAGAGAAGTGGACAAAGGCAATTCGAGGTAAATATGTAACTCAATTAATAAAGGATAATCGTGATATTCCACAGCATTCCGGA